One window of Solwaraspora sp. WMMA2056 genomic DNA carries:
- a CDS encoding GNAT family N-acetyltransferase, whose translation MVREWDPRTASSAEISSLLDCLNQVFRTDLPGDPLWRPHFLREYLTETMPGVRRICWLAEQPDARGGTEVVGHVNVLLLGDIGVLEILVRPDVRRTGLGRQLLSLAVRRAYHEGFSSVGVEVIGGTCAVEFYESFGFARQFREIRSVLRLASVDWAAIEKMAQDTVSGYEVEFHPGGPPDDLVEAYARTKAEQSDPADGDLDLRPSSYEPERLRESLGCLHRRGMTPYIVLARHPASGEVAGLTEVVVPAQHPTRADQYDTIVAQAHQGRGIDRAIKARMLLELRAVEPALAEVQTWNAEGDEEIVSINTEIGYRSDRDWWDYGADIPMLMHRLGVRS comes from the coding sequence ATGGTGCGCGAGTGGGACCCCCGAACCGCGTCGTCCGCCGAGATCTCGTCTCTGCTGGACTGTCTCAACCAGGTTTTCCGGACCGATCTTCCGGGCGACCCGCTGTGGCGACCGCATTTCCTGCGGGAGTACCTGACCGAGACGATGCCGGGGGTCCGGCGGATCTGCTGGCTGGCGGAGCAGCCCGACGCTCGCGGCGGCACCGAGGTCGTCGGACACGTGAACGTACTGCTGCTCGGCGACATCGGTGTCCTGGAGATCCTGGTGCGTCCGGACGTGCGGCGGACCGGCCTGGGCCGGCAGTTGCTGTCGCTCGCGGTGCGTCGGGCGTACCACGAGGGTTTCAGCTCGGTCGGGGTCGAGGTGATCGGCGGCACCTGCGCGGTGGAGTTCTACGAGTCGTTCGGTTTCGCCCGGCAGTTCCGGGAGATCCGCAGTGTCCTGCGGCTGGCCTCGGTGGACTGGGCGGCGATCGAGAAGATGGCCCAGGACACGGTCAGCGGCTACGAGGTGGAGTTCCACCCCGGTGGACCGCCGGACGATCTCGTCGAGGCGTACGCCCGGACCAAGGCCGAGCAGAGCGACCCCGCCGACGGTGACCTGGACCTGCGGCCCAGTTCGTACGAACCGGAACGGCTGCGGGAGAGTCTCGGCTGCCTGCACCGACGGGGCATGACGCCGTACATCGTGCTGGCCCGGCACCCGGCCAGCGGCGAGGTCGCCGGTCTGACCGAGGTGGTGGTGCCGGCGCAGCACCCGACCCGGGCCGACCAGTACGACACCATCGTCGCCCAGGCACACCAGGGACGCGGCATCGACCGGGCGATCAAGGCACGGATGCTGCTGGAGCTGCGTGCCGTCGAACCGGCGCTGGCCGAGGTGCAGACCTGGAACGCCGAGGGCGACGAGGAGATCGTCTCGATCAACACCGAGATCGGCTACCGGTCGGACCGGGACTGGTGGGACTACGGCGCGGACATCCCGATGTTGATGCACCGCCTGGGCGTACGCAGCTGA